Within the Hippoglossus hippoglossus isolate fHipHip1 chromosome 20, fHipHip1.pri, whole genome shotgun sequence genome, the region ACACTTTGCAAcgtttactgagcaacagcgccctctgtgGTCACACCTGGTCTTTATATCTGATAGGGCGCCATGTCCAAGCgatgaagtggttttcatgtacaGAAATGGTGGATAAaacccatgatccccggcttcctcaACCAGAAGAGCCGCTTCTTTAAcgaatccaccaaactctgttcagacttcttcacattttaaaagtttcctgctgaatattggagataaacgctggttttcAATTACTTCTGAGTCTATTTAACTGATCTACGGTTCAGCTTTACTCTTCAACTTGTTGGACTCAGAGGAGTTCGTACCTGCTCCCCAAAGTTACTGAGAGGAAGAAcagaagaggaaacattctccatattCTAAGTCACGGAACAATCAAACTCGTTTTcaaactgatatatatatatatgtatgaggTAAAAAGTTGCATAGGGTTGCTTTAAAGTAGCAGTAGCTGCCCTCACCTCCTGTCTGACTGTGCCTCTAAGGCATTTGTGAGCGGAAAAAGGgataaaaatcaataaagagAATTGGTAAgaatgaataattcataaaagctgcaggtgtttttttctccaagcTTTTTCACCCTGCCACCCATCATCATTTCATCCAGTGACTCAGCGGCCTTGAGTTTAGCAGAGGCGGAGTTTGAAGAGCTCACATTCTCTCAGTGACTCACCTGAGATGTCCATGATCACTCCTCCAGCCTCGGTGACCACCGCCGCCCCTCCAGCCATGTCCCAGCAGTGGATGCCCATGTGGTAGTAAGCGTCAGCCGAGCCACACGCCACCAAACACATGTTGACAGCTGCGCTGCCCGGGGAACGAATTCTGTGGATGGAAATGGGATGTTTGCTCTGCAGTGGACAGCACGTGGATTTCCAGGTGGGTTGGTGGAAGTCGAGTGTGTTCTTGGTGATGTTTAATGTTAGAATCTTTCTGGCTTTCATgaaatcaaactgttttttgtGATGGCAATCAAGGTTAgtatttaaaaagcattttagaTCGCCTGTATTTGGTGATGGCAGCAGACAGGAAATATGGGCTCTGACAGAGGGGCACGACATGCAACAATGGTTCACTGGCCAGGAATTGAACATGGACACTGGAGCCATCTGGTATTTCCTGTGTTGGACTCAAACAGGGATTCACAGGAAATGATGCGTGCATGTTAACCAgcgtttgtgtttttgtctcattGAGAGGAACCTGTTATGTTTACTCTCACTCTCCTAAATTCATGTCAGAGAGTTAAATAACTACAAACACAAAGGAGCAGAAGGGCGCTTGGAGAGTgaatacctcagccaaggctaAAGCCCTctctcgccatgttaaagagtcaaaacaaattcctggatccgcctgTTTAACCAGTTCCACTCAgtaaatttcatggaaatcagctTTTTGCACAACACTGATAACAGACAGACCGAAATGAAAACATAAGGCGGAGGTAAAtgtttcattctgctgctgcttcacattaaaagaagTCAAGGCACGAGGTAATCTTTTATTGTACTAAGTAACTGCAACTATTAGCAAATGAGTAAGTACTAAGATGTTGGTGACATATTTACCCGTGTACAGGGATGGAGAGGATGGTCCTGACGTTGGCCAGCATGGTTTTGAATTTCTCGGGATCGCTCTTGAAGCCCATTTCTGTCAGTACCAGAGACTGTTTAATATCTGGGAGggaaaacagaataaaatattagcttgtggaaagaaaaaacaaaaatgaaaaagagacaaaaatcCCAGTGTGTGATGTGGAAATAAAGCCTCTGAGATTTGAGCTGTTAGAAGTACAAACTCTTCCTGTGATTTTGCCTCCACCTGGTGGATTTCTTACAAACTGCAGCATCGCAGCATGAATCAATATTTACCTTCTTGTCCAGACACTTTGATTGGTTCCCCGTTGCAAAACgctccttttcctttccttgcCATGTACATCTTGTCCTCGATGCAGCTGTAGACAATACCGAACTCTATCTGAAGGAAACAGCAGTGATTAATGTAGTGTGGGAGGACGACTAATAATAGAACAGCCGTTTAAATAGAGGACACCACTGTGCCGGTGCTACAGTGTCATTTCCATGTGATTCACAAACGAAGAGCTCCTACCTCTTTCTTCACAGTGAAGCCTATTGATACAGACACAAATGGGAACCTGCACAAAAGAAATGTACAATATCAAACATCAGTTTAATGAACTCCCTTTAGGTTAAAGCTCAGAGGAATCACTTTCTATCAGCGGCTCAGTTTCATCTACGTTGTCTAATTATcccagacagagaggacaaTCCTAGAGAGAACctaattaaaagataaaaatagtTAAGCAGcaacaaagataaaaaacactTCAGAGCAGGATCAGTATTGAGTTTCTCAGTGGTTCGTTTTCAGGGTATTTAAGCACAGGCAGTGGTACCTGTGAACAAAGTTGGTGGTACCATCAATGGGGTCAATGATCCAAGTGGGATTGTCAGTCAGAACACTTGGTGCTCCTGCCGCTACGGACTCCTCACCTATAAAGctttaaaatcacaacaaacagaaaggaaacaaagatTTCAGTCATTTCACAACAAATTAATCAAACTAATGATAATGTCGACCAACTGTATCTATGACCTGACATTAAAGTTTGTCCtgatgtgtctcctgtgacgACTTGTAATCAGAtttcacttccctgctctacaTAAATAATTATGTACGTCGTTTCTGTAATATGTGAGATTACTTTAAAAACAAGCCGTAGCCAAGCAGCAGCAACCAAGGACGTCACTGAGGTCATGAATTCAGTATTTGTATGTCACTTTGGGGCATTTGAATTTCCTGTGGATAGTTTACAACCTGCAATTACACTAAGTGCACATCGAGTATTTAAGactacaaaaataaatcaacaagtAAATATAAGACCCAGAATCTTTACACCAGTCTTTACTCCTGGAGGCATTTGTGTAGCTTAAATTGCTTCGTATTTAAAATCAACAGTTAactgatgaataaaacacaaattattacattttatatttagtatgttattatttctgtttacttgtttgtttaatctacATGGTGTGTGGCTTATGACATCAGAATGTGTGATGCTGGATGAATAAGTAACAGGACCAAGCATGAAGTTGCCCAACAATACATCCACATGATAGAAAACTGTAATTCAGATTGCAAAACAAGAGaaattagtaaattaaatatttaataaatacatgaaacagCTGGTCTGTGGTGAATTCTGGGCTTTTCCATTAATGACCAACAGTACATTCAATAACGGGATGTAGTACTTCTCCCTGTCGAGTCACGTACCTGTGTGTGGGGTACTTTTCCTTGATGGAGGATATAATAAGCTGCTCCACTTTCTGGTCCGTTTCAGTCACCAGGTCAGTTGGTGAGCTCTTCTGCATGACGGCTATGTCCTTTTCCAGCGCCTCACGGATCATCTGGCAGGAGACACGACAACGAACACAATCAGCAGGGGGATTATTCTTTCGCATGACTGCCTACATCTGCCGTTACATGTTCTTCAGGCGGAGAAGGACAGATGTAAAGCTCCAAAGCCCAAGTGGATACAATCAATAAGTTGACTgtattcacaaaaacacaagtcCCAAAAGTTGCATTAGTTGTTCTGAAAACAAATAATCATTTTTCATCCTGTACATGAATGCACCACACTATAATTTTGACTGTAAGTTAGGGTTAGAAATACAAACTAGATTGACGACACAGAAGGAAAATCATCTTTAAAGCTGTTGTTGGTAGAGCCCGACCGATAAGGGGCTGATTCTGGTACCGATATTAGGGAGTCAAAAACTTCTAATACCGATACACTGGGCAGTTACGactaagaaatgtaattgaggcttgatactTGACAGTTTAACCATGAACGTCATTACAAATAActacagatgaaaagaaaacaaatataaagacataaacataaatgcacatatCTTTGCATTGTTgattctgtaaaatgaaagctTTCACATTGGCAAACTAAGGCAGataccaatatgtctgtgaaaggctcacatCAGCCAAGGGCTcaactgtggctcaggaggtcgaaccactaaccagaaggtcagtggttcgatccccggctcctcttGGTAACCTCCTTCTCTACCGACATACAATGCTTTCTCTGTGGTCAAAGACATATGAGAACAAATCCCAGCATCCCCAGTCTGTGATGAACATGACAACAGATGCACCCCTAACTGGGAAATGATTAACAAGATGAACTTCCTTTGCAGACACTAACGTTGGGGACGTTGTTGTGCAGGATGCTGTGTGTGGATGAATGGGACTAGATACTGGTTTCATTGAGGTTTCTCTCTGCTAAAGGAGATCGTGAATAGAAGGAGGACACACGAGGACACACGAGGATCAATGAATGAACCTGGCTGATGCTCCAGGTCATGTGAGGGGGAACTAAGTCTCTTCAGCAGAGCCTCTCACCTGCCCTGCCTTCTTGGTGACCTCCACGCAGTGATCCATACACTCCTGCCACGGGTCGCTCATGTTGATGCGGACGAGGAGCAGCGATGTTCACGCACAGAAACCTGGAGACACGAGACAAACACTTGAAACTCACAGTAAACACGTGGCTCGGTTATGAGTTGTAATACAAACGCGAGCAAAGCACAGAGTAATCAGGAAGTTAGCTACATTAGCTCCCTTATGCTAACTAGCTTTCCAAGAGAAGACGCGGATATGAACGGACCCGGAGCTTAAAGACAACCCGCGGCTACAACCGTGAAAGTAAAGGTTTATTCAAGCTTCTTGTTAATGTCACTTATTTAAAGTTATAACAAGTTATAATACAGAAGAACTGAGCTACATGCTAACGTACCTAGCTCCAGACAAGCTAACTGCTCAATGTTGACGTTAGACAGCTAGGGGGTGGAGCTAAAGGTGCCGCTCGCTCTCATTGGCCAAGCGCTGTCATGTGATGGGAAGTCacggctctgattggctggagcgCTGTCATAgactttttcatgtttcatgtttcaagttttaaaaagaagaaaaacaaaacaagtaacTGGAtaatttcttattatttttaatataataatagtaacagatagatgatagatagatagatagatagatagatagatagatagattgattgattgattgattgattgattgattgatagtcTGGACAGGATCCAGTGTAGTCAAGTCAAAGTCAAGGCCcctgaaaacaacatgtgacatatgacacatttttctcCCATTAAGTTTGAACTGATGACTTCTCCCTCTTCACTGTCACATTAAACTAAATAGTCAGGGGTCTTACTGCTCCTAACAGAAAACATGGTGATTCAAGTGCTATGACATCTTTGAAAACTAGAATAAATTCTGCACTCCGGtgtgaaaactgttttaacAGGCAGGAAATGGCTGGAAGGAAGTAGAGCTTCAATATTAAAGTCAAGCTTCCCTTAACTTATGTTACTTATGCATAAACTTCCCCTGATGGCAGAAAGTtggctctgcacacacacagagaacattaTAAGGAAGCTATTATTATAAGACAGCTTATATAAGCATAATTTAGTTTGTCAATAGGGCATTTAGGAACACTGCATGTGGAATAAATGGGTTTAAATCCGCTGTCTTCAGCTCCTCCTTACTTATGTTCCACagtcttttctttcatttgctttttttgctACTTAAACTCAGAGAATTTGTCTGTCAATAAACTCTCGCAGCtcgaggggggggagagagactcAATTAGCTTTAAAAGCACCAGGTTTTATCTCATCCATTTACTGTATCAGACGGCCTTTATCTCACAAAGAGGAGGCAGAAACTCAAAATTAATTTCCTTGGGCGGTTAATGAGATGTCTGGCAAGTTTGGTGATTAATAAATCTAATTGCTCTGAACGAGAGCAGtgggttttgtgttttatggttGAAGATAAGACAGCGTTATGAGAATCACTCTCAGCCTGTCAGATGAGCAgttctctgtgtatttgtagAAAAACTGTGTTAGTTAAGATTATCTATAAGGTCGATCCTGGATTTCCTTAAACACTCTTCTACTTAATtcatatattcaaataaaagtgaatttgaCAAAGTGTGAAGTTAATCCCTGTAGGAATGAAGAAAGGTCACTTATCTACTCTAGTGGGAATCAGATGAGAAATGTTATTCACCCTTTCCGTCATGGGAATCCCTCAAAAATCCCGAagatcaaaaaaaaaattgtgtcgGGACATTTTCTGGACGTTTGTCTGTCACGCACGAAGCAGCTTACGTCACCTGGTTTGACAGTTTATTGCATCAAGCGTCATTGGCAAATTGGAGATATTATGAAAACAGAAGAGGTTGGTCATGAAATGTGCCATTTCCTCATTTGTTTTATCACAACACCGCAAAAGTAGTTCCATAGCAACGTGGGTACAAGACTGAGTGTGGGCGGAACACGTGTGATGTTTGTGTAATCAAACTTAGAGCAGGCTAACATCTGCTAATTACCAGTAAATAAAAAACCGTCAACAGCTGCCAAGATGTTTCACCCTCAATCACAAACTTAAACCTCACGGTGGCGCTAGAAGAGAGGGCAGTGGAATGTCACAGGGGAACATGATTGAATTTCTTGGTAATGCATTTCAtatttgttgagatatttcagtctggaccatcCACAGCTTCGTGTTAAATGGTTAAATGACGACTTGCACACAAGACACTGGTCCTGTGTCcaaaaaagtgcaaaaataatgtgtttagAAATGTGATTGgtaacttttttattatttaaaaagtgcAAACTGTGGAGAATTAAGACTAGGTCCCTGCATTAACTCATTGCATTGACCTGTGGGAAATAACCAACGTTAATGTTGTTACTGCAGTTTTACTGCATGATGCTGCTTCTCATCTCTCAAAACACATGATAGCAGCCTCTTGTGGGCATCTGAGGCATTACAGCTGACAACTTTAACATGCAATACTGTCTGGCCTTTTTTACTTTGGAATAATGTATCCAGATTGTATCACAACTATTCTACCAGCTTTACTATGtttatatatcattttataACCTGTCATTTTTTTCATGTATTAATAATCTTGTGactttttgatttttttatatattacaaCGTTTTGGAGTTGCACAGCAAATTTCATTGTACAATGCATGACAATggtattctattctattctattctataatcGATtctacacaaacactgaaatacaATCAAAGCACTTTTAAAGACATGTTGATAGAAACAAAAGAAAGCAAATCTTTCTCtaagaaaaataactttgaaCCTACACATTTGACGTTCTTGTTGCCAGTAAAACCTTTTAGACACGTCTCATCCCTGCTGACTTTATAAAACCACATCTACTTTCTTCAACACAACACTGGagttgtgttaaatgtgtgaaGCAATGCAAACAGTGACGTGCATTGAATTTCTTCCTCCAGCCCATGAACCCATGTGTCAGGGAACAGCCTAAACactgtgtgtggacggaggcatCATGGCTCCATAATGGGAGTCATGTGGATCTACTTGTTAAGGGGGAGGCTGAAAAAAATCTCCTCTTGTCCATTATGGGTGTGTCTGTGGTTCGGTGTGGAGCTGAATGTCAAGACATCACGATGGCACTCAGGTTGGGACAGAAAGAGTTTCACAACACAGTCAGGGAGACAAACGCTGGAATCTAACCTTCTGCAAAGAGAAATGGTGAGTGCTGACAAAAGCTGGCGTGTGGGTACCTGTTTAGTCAAATATTTAATGATTGCTTTAGCTATCCACTTTgatgtgaaaaaacatttatcttttgtGTATCTCCTCCAAATGTTAGGTTTATTGTCCTCTAAAGGTCAGCCACCCTCATTTGTTGGCATCTGCTGCAGGCTGTTGGAGAATGTTTTTGAGAATGTGCCAGAGGAAAAAAACGTGGGAGGATGTTTTTGTGACACGATAAAAGAGAAATCAATTCcagaagcagacacacaccttGTGAGCCCCCAGGAAAGTACCTGCTGGCCTGGAGTCAAACCTCCAACCTCTGATGGAGTGGTTATCTTTGTAATGATTCACAGTGAGGCAGATTAAAGCGTGCACAGACATCTTTACTGAGGAGCGGTGAGGCCGTCCAGACTCTCACCATCATGACCTCCTGGAAAACAGTCCAGAACCTGACCACATGTAAATAACCCCTCCTCACATCctcattcatttctttctttctttcttctgatgaactcccccccccccccccccctgtggaaGGTAACGTTTGCTCTCCTCTGCCTTTGTGTCCATTTCAAAagggttgatgatgcttctgcTCTGCTCCAATCAGCTGAGAGCACAGCTCGGGACGACCccacacatcagacacatcGTGGTGGGACGGTGTTATAGTTACATCGCCCTCGTCAACCCCAGTCTGAGGTAATGTGCAGCTGATGCTCATGACCTGACGTTTTCTGTCCCGTGTGGGAATGAGTTTGCAAATCTGGTGACTTCAGATGAGAGTTTCCAACTTTGACTTCATCACCAGTGCAGATTTGATTTCCTCGTCACATCCAAAGCCAAATGATTACGGCAGAAACGAGCAGCTTGTAATCAGGTCACAGCTGAAGCCAACATGAGGGACGGATGTTTTGATGTTGActcagagaaagaagaaagaaaaaaagaaacccgGTGCAGAGATGGAAAGATTGAAGCTTATACAACTTGATTAAGTTCAATGCTTTTTGTTTCGTATCTTTTGAAAAGACCTTATATctcttatttatatatgtagCCATAGTAGAGTtaatcagtttggttttaatgtcattttgGGCTCAGAGTTTGAAATCGAAAATCTAGATACAGTTTGATCATTTGCAAAATAATGACATATGCATCAAACACATGAGATCTGCAGCTTACAATGACTTTCATTATTGATTTCCTGATGAATCGATTGAATATTTAGttaataaaacatctgaaaatgGTCAATAAGAAAAGTCCATCCCCTTTTTCTCTGAGCCAAATGTGACATCT harbors:
- the impa2 gene encoding inositol monophosphatase 2, whose product is MSDPWQECMDHCVEVTKKAGQMIREALEKDIAVMQKSSPTDLVTETDQKVEQLIISSIKEKYPTHSFIGEESVAAGAPSVLTDNPTWIIDPIDGTTNFVHRFPFVSVSIGFTVKKEIEFGIVYSCIEDKMYMARKGKGAFCNGEPIKVSGQEDIKQSLVLTEMGFKSDPEKFKTMLANVRTILSIPVHGIRSPGSAAVNMCLVACGSADAYYHMGIHCWDMAGGAAVVTEAGGVIMDISGGPFDLMSRRLIVASSRAIAERLVKEITEFQVGRDDADQ